A single region of the Candidatus Kryptoniota bacterium genome encodes:
- a CDS encoding ABC transporter ATP-binding protein yields the protein MQNRTIIKRILPFAKPHARSFIAAGILTVVSAAIDLATPLVLLLLIDVVIPRKDPVLLSKFGAGFLGLYFLRSLIDFVRGRLLVGFREEVVCTMQKGLYEKIQRLPVAIFDETKTGYLASRILADTTAASTLVGDTVIVALINLIIVSGTVLIAFAINWRLTLIAISVAPVFAIGVQVFNKHIKDVAHKVQEEKSKVYGDVQESFAGIRLIRTFGLEKFRSRTVESGIERNKDLNIRLGVLSSMSVAIALLCTTFAGVSILWYGSYQVIGGMLTLGQLMAFSAYTVNIFGPIRNLIGINLGVQTSLAAAERVFGLMDECAEDRNDADAIDIVFRGNVKFRNVSFSYKPDVPVLRDISFDVRPGDVIALVGESGAGKSTLLSLLSGFYDSYDGGIFIDGIDIKQLKRDTFLKQFGIVMQDTFLFSASVKENIKYGKLEASEEEIVRAAKAANAHEFILRLPMGYDTEVGERGSQLSGGERQRIAIARAILRNPRILILDEATSSVDSRSENLIHDALANLMKGRTTFVIAHRFSTVMSASRIMVIEKGAIIGSGTHEELYVNCLTYRRLFDGQFSSHGDERQTDALLPGQPKVIVNRGAKGERVVTVEL from the coding sequence ATGCAGAACAGGACGATAATAAAACGGATACTTCCATTCGCCAAGCCGCACGCCAGGTCATTTATCGCAGCAGGGATACTGACCGTGGTCAGCGCGGCGATCGATCTCGCGACGCCCCTCGTCCTGCTTCTTCTCATCGATGTCGTCATCCCGCGGAAAGACCCCGTACTACTCTCAAAGTTCGGCGCGGGCTTCCTCGGGTTGTATTTCCTGCGATCATTAATCGACTTTGTCAGGGGAAGGCTTCTCGTCGGGTTCCGCGAAGAGGTTGTCTGCACGATGCAGAAGGGATTGTATGAGAAAATCCAGCGACTCCCCGTCGCCATATTCGACGAAACAAAGACTGGATATCTGGCAAGCAGAATCCTGGCGGACACGACTGCTGCGAGCACGCTTGTCGGTGACACAGTCATAGTCGCACTCATAAACCTCATTATTGTTTCGGGTACGGTCCTGATCGCATTCGCAATTAACTGGCGTCTGACTCTCATCGCGATATCTGTCGCTCCGGTTTTTGCGATAGGCGTTCAGGTTTTCAACAAGCACATAAAAGACGTCGCGCACAAAGTCCAGGAGGAAAAATCAAAAGTCTACGGGGATGTCCAGGAGAGTTTTGCCGGCATCCGCCTCATAAGAACATTCGGGCTGGAGAAGTTCCGTTCTCGGACGGTCGAATCGGGAATCGAAAGGAACAAAGACCTCAACATCCGCCTCGGTGTACTCTCGTCCATGAGCGTTGCGATCGCACTCCTCTGCACCACCTTTGCCGGCGTCTCGATACTCTGGTATGGCAGCTACCAGGTCATCGGTGGCATGCTCACGCTTGGACAATTGATGGCGTTCTCCGCTTACACTGTGAACATTTTCGGACCAATCCGAAATCTTATCGGAATAAACTTAGGGGTACAGACCTCGCTTGCGGCTGCGGAGAGAGTCTTCGGACTTATGGACGAATGCGCGGAGGACAGGAACGATGCCGATGCCATTGACATAGTGTTTAGGGGGAACGTCAAGTTCCGGAATGTCTCGTTCTCATATAAGCCTGACGTCCCGGTCCTCCGTGATATCAGTTTTGATGTGAGACCGGGAGATGTAATCGCGCTTGTCGGAGAAAGCGGGGCGGGCAAGAGCACGTTGCTCAGCCTCCTTTCGGGATTTTACGATTCTTACGACGGTGGAATCTTCATTGATGGAATCGACATAAAGCAACTCAAACGAGATACCTTCCTTAAGCAGTTCGGGATCGTAATGCAAGACACGTTTCTCTTCAGCGCATCAGTAAAAGAAAACATCAAATATGGAAAGCTGGAGGCCAGCGAGGAGGAAATCGTTCGGGCGGCAAAGGCGGCGAATGCGCATGAGTTCATTTTGCGGCTCCCTATGGGTTACGACACTGAAGTGGGAGAAAGAGGCAGCCAGCTTTCGGGAGGCGAAAGGCAGCGTATCGCGATCGCGAGAGCAATCTTGAGGAATCCGAGGATACTTATCCTTGACGAGGCGACCTCTTCCGTCGATTCACGATCTGAGAATCTCATACACGACGCCCTTGCGAACTTAATGAAGGGCAGAACGACGTTCGTAATCGCGCATAGGTTTTCAACGGTCATGTCGGCGAGCAGGATAATGGTTATCGAAAAAGGTGCCATTATCGGCTCGGGGACACATGAAGAGTTGTACGTGAACTGCCTGACATACCGACGGCTCTTCGACGGGCAATTCTCTTCCCACGGGGATGAAAGACAAACAGACGCCCTTCTTCCCGGTCAGCCAAAAGTAATCGTGAACCGTGGCGCAAAGGGAGAAAGAGTAGTAACAGTCGAATTATGA
- a CDS encoding ABC transporter permease subunit translates to MLITIVKKEIMESIFSLRFPLFLLVGVILIPMGFYVNEVNYSKRLSDYNEQVRLQDKALTSSQMWDVLSGSVPLKGFLPPAPLSAFAEGLENSLPRFYTFGRDGFQPGEVPLGERSVLSELGDLDFAFIVQMVLSLIVLMFGADVISGEKELGTLRGILSNSVPRDVVLFGKLIGGYISIWLPFTLAFLAGILLLSFTSFPLGNPDMLSRVLMVFLASSVFMLVYFSIGIMISTSTFRTRTSLVAILVLWAFFQLVIPKASNMIADLVYPVRTEAVVSMQKSLAANTLESEKSSVLGKKYEELFGGGSSPISASAAAQDDWNKYREETDRKYSDDVAAQLNAIDEGYDRERESQARIGTAVSLISPGAVFSNFITDLCGTGECERLEYMDAVRAHQQVLNKELFSAVKQSPITIPGQSMGTSVSVQRVVDLKSLPGFEVTTAGFSEIFSRNFNGFMTLAFWLIVPFAIAYTRFMRYDVR, encoded by the coding sequence ATGCTGATTACGATAGTGAAGAAAGAGATAATGGAGAGCATATTCAGCCTTCGCTTCCCACTCTTTCTACTCGTGGGAGTGATCCTCATACCGATGGGATTCTACGTCAATGAAGTGAATTATTCGAAGAGACTCAGCGACTATAACGAGCAGGTGAGATTGCAGGACAAAGCTCTTACTTCCTCCCAGATGTGGGATGTACTTTCGGGGAGCGTCCCCCTAAAGGGCTTTCTTCCGCCCGCACCCCTCTCTGCATTCGCAGAGGGCCTGGAAAATTCACTTCCGCGGTTCTATACATTCGGCCGCGACGGTTTTCAACCCGGTGAGGTACCCCTGGGCGAACGGTCCGTGTTGTCCGAACTTGGAGACCTCGATTTCGCATTCATAGTGCAAATGGTACTCAGTCTTATCGTGCTCATGTTCGGGGCGGATGTCATCTCGGGAGAAAAGGAGCTTGGAACACTCCGAGGCATCCTCTCGAACAGCGTGCCCAGGGATGTTGTCCTGTTCGGAAAGCTGATCGGTGGTTACATCTCAATCTGGCTCCCTTTCACGCTGGCGTTTCTCGCAGGCATACTCTTGCTGAGTTTTACGTCTTTTCCCCTGGGCAACCCCGATATGCTCTCAAGAGTCCTCATGGTGTTTCTCGCTTCGTCTGTCTTCATGCTTGTCTATTTTTCAATCGGCATCATGATATCTACCAGTACGTTCAGGACGAGGACATCGCTGGTTGCTATACTAGTCCTTTGGGCATTCTTCCAACTCGTGATACCTAAAGCCAGTAACATGATCGCGGACCTTGTTTATCCTGTAAGGACAGAGGCGGTGGTGTCGATGCAGAAATCGCTTGCCGCCAACACTCTCGAGAGCGAAAAATCGTCGGTCCTCGGTAAGAAATACGAAGAACTCTTCGGCGGCGGAAGTTCGCCAATCTCAGCTTCTGCAGCGGCCCAGGACGATTGGAATAAGTACCGCGAGGAGACCGACCGCAAGTACTCCGATGACGTGGCGGCGCAGCTCAACGCCATCGACGAGGGGTACGACAGGGAACGCGAGTCCCAGGCCCGGATCGGAACCGCAGTCTCCCTCATTTCGCCCGGAGCGGTATTCAGCAATTTCATAACGGACTTGTGCGGAACCGGTGAATGCGAAAGGCTAGAATACATGGACGCGGTACGCGCGCACCAACAGGTGTTGAACAAGGAGCTCTTCAGCGCCGTAAAGCAATCACCAATCACAATCCCCGGGCAATCTATGGGTACTAGCGTTTCCGTCCAACGGGTGGTGGATCTGAAATCCCTTCCCGGCTTTGAAGTGACCACAGCAGGATTTTCTGAAATATTTTCGCGGAATTTTAACGGATTCATGACGCTGGCGTTCTGGCTTATTGTTCCTTTTGCAATAGCATACACGAGGTTCATGAGATATGACGTACGATAG
- a CDS encoding ABC transporter ATP-binding protein, protein MTYDSQLVVEQASSSPATTAAAGPVRAMIQAVDLTKRYEDNLLALDHLNLEIKTGQIYCLLGANGAGKTTVINTFFNFIEPTSGTAKINGFDCTLEPLQAKKYAAYVSENVMLYGNFTARQNLDFFTRLGYGKEVSRESCHMVMRQVGLPESAFEKRVKTFSKGMRQKLGIAIAILKQAPALILDEPTSGLDPKAASDFIELLFNLRMSGKAILMSTHDVFRAKEIADTIGIMKEGVLITEKSRAEFQDEDLEKLYLKYMEVE, encoded by the coding sequence ATGACGTACGATAGCCAATTAGTCGTAGAGCAAGCGTCGTCAAGTCCAGCGACGACAGCGGCCGCAGGACCCGTACGTGCAATGATCCAGGCGGTCGATCTCACAAAGAGATACGAGGACAATCTACTCGCGCTCGATCACCTCAATCTCGAAATCAAAACCGGCCAAATTTATTGCCTCCTTGGGGCGAATGGCGCCGGGAAAACCACAGTGATAAACACGTTCTTTAATTTCATCGAGCCGACCAGCGGAACAGCGAAGATCAACGGCTTCGACTGCACGCTTGAGCCGTTGCAGGCTAAGAAATACGCCGCTTACGTCTCGGAGAATGTAATGCTCTATGGAAATTTCACTGCGAGACAGAACCTCGATTTCTTCACGAGACTCGGGTATGGAAAAGAGGTCAGTCGCGAAAGTTGTCATATGGTGATGAGGCAGGTCGGTCTCCCTGAATCGGCATTCGAGAAACGAGTAAAGACATTCTCGAAAGGTATGCGACAGAAGCTCGGTATCGCTATCGCAATCCTCAAACAGGCGCCAGCACTCATTCTGGATGAACCGACGTCCGGGCTTGATCCGAAAGCTGCGTCGGATTTCATCGAGCTTTTGTTCAACCTGCGAATGAGTGGCAAGGCGATACTGATGTCGACACATGACGTTTTCAGGGCGAAGGAGATCGCTGACACAATTGGAATCATGAAGGAAGGCGTTCTGATCACTGAGAAGAGCAGGGCAGAGTTTCAAGATGAAGACCTTGAGAAACTCTATTTGAAATACATGGAAGTGGAATGA